In the genome of Caenorhabditis elegans chromosome IV, the window CAATTCTTCAGCCGAGATTTCACCCTCACTGATCTTCGTCAGCTTTGCGGTCGCAAGCTCATAGTAGTAAAGATTTCCACGGCGATTGTTGCAGTAGATTCTGCCAAGCCGTGGGGTGTCCTGCTCTTCGAGGCCAAAGAAAACAACGCCAGCATCTCCTGGAGCCCATTTCGTGTAGGATGGGGAAATATTCGCAGGAATTTGATCGAGAGCTGTCACATTTCCACTGGAGATGTCGACAATGCAAATCACCGGCTGCTTGACACCATCGTTCTGCTCTCCCCATGACTCGGTGAGCTCGAATTTCTTGCCCTGCAAATAATTCTCTAGAAATCgaaacttatattttttatttaatctaTACCACTTTGCTTTCGAAAACCTTCGTCTCGTTATCCCACTCTATATCAGCATCAAAGTATTGCgaagttttcgaatttctctCAGCCACGTACAAAACATGCCCCTCCCCGTACGAAAAGTGAAGGCATCCGAACGGCATACAACCACCACCGTGAATTGTTCCGTGCTTTTTCTGAGTGGAAAGATCAGCGCAAAGCTCTTCCACATGTTCCTCAAGATTGTAGATCTTCAAATATTGTTTCTTATCGTCTCCAGTTCCGATGGTCAGAAGTTGAGCAACACGGGAGTTTGATGCGGAATACACACTTCTTTGGTttctgaaattagaatttattCCATATTCATAAAGATAGAGTAGCGTCTGCCGGGGGTATTTTCTCATACcaagagaaaaaatatcaacGAACCGAATAAAACCGCTAAAATAATCATGGAATCTTTTcaatttggctgaaattgaattatatTAGAGCACCCGCGCATTGTCTACACTCACGCAAAAAAGGCGTCACAGAAAACGCtcccaaattcaatttttattaaaagaaggaaaattttaactaGTTTTACAATTTCAACTACATATTTGTGataaataatcgaaaaaagcATGAAATACCTgaaagaatgaagaaaatggaatattcaaaaaaaaaagtgaattcaGGAGCGTTTTCTCCGACGCACTATGTGCGTAAGTGTATGCATCACGCGGACACTCAAATATTATGCAGTTTTCTAAAGAAAGTATTGGGTTTTCCgcgaaatgaaaagaaaacataaaaaatttagcgaaATTCTATAATTATTTCAGCAGTTCTATTCGTCATATTGTCACTGTTCTCtgttatttttggcaaaattccCACAGACTCCATTCAATCTCCGAATAATTGTTTACTAACTCATAATTACACATTGGCACCGAAACCGACGTCATCAGATACCGATCCGTAACTTCCGGtcctttttttccaatcaAGCTGACACGTTGCTGACGAGTCAACTTATTCAGCTGCATGGCACGGTTATCCCAAGTCGTGGTGACTTTGATGAACTCATCTCCTGACTTCTTCTCGATTCGTCCTTGAGTTGGAATCGGAATTTGTGCCAGATCGCCATAAAGATCCTTGAGCTTTTCCAACGCTCTCACATCATACTCAGCTGCACTTGTCACCACAGCAGACGACATTTTACGAAGGAGAAGACGCTGCATTTCGGAAAAGTTTTCggagaattttagaaaaggcagagataaataaaaatgggaaggtaattcaaaaatggataGAAACCAATGagataaatgaataaaaatctaaaatcgaaattttattgattcatTTCGCaatgtgagaaaatgtttCGAGGGGTAGGtcaaaaagtaacaaattcaacaaaaaattcacaacaatagaaaaaacataaatttcatAATTCTTCAATCAACGGTTTCTTTGTAATTTCCGGTTTCGAATCCTCTCCTTTTGACTGAAATGCTTCTGGAAGAGCTTCGACATTCTGAATTCCGACATCTCTGTCATCAACTGCGCTGTTCATCTCCTTGAACACGTCTAAATCAATTTCAATCCTCTGTGTACTACTCGCTGTGCTCTTTTCGTCAGTTGTGACAGGTACCTCTTCCGAAATCGATTCTGAATTCGAATCGCTGTCGTCCGAGCTGTCATCCTCGACATTTTCAATATGAAAAGCGTCAGCTGACGCGTTTTCCGGCATATTTCGATTGGCTTCTTCCATTTGAGGCAGGAACGATTGTAATcttaaatttcgaattaatttttcttaaaaattaaataattgcTTCAAAGTAACCTGGTTAATAAAGAAGATGGCCCGACAGGTGCGATGATGggttttccatttaaaaaattggagatcGTGGGATCCTGTGACatctgaaaatggtttttggAGAAGCACAACTGAAAAAAGATGCAGTGGGCGGAATTTCGGCTTCTTCTTGATAGagtgaataattttcaaaataaaaatcgatatacaACGAATAGAGAAACAGTTAAAGTGCGGTTCTGTACAAAATCTTTAATATGCTGCTCGAATCTTTTTGCATCTTATAAGTTAAATACAACGAAAGCGATTAGGCGAAATAAAACATCAGCAGTaccggaaaaaaataatgacaaACATATCACACTAATAGCCgggaattatatttttaaattatacaaaaattagTCGGAAGCTTCAAGCTCCTGGATAATTTCGATATGCTCATCGGCAACGATTTGTCCATAATCAGACAGGTTTTCAGCGAAGACGACATGAAGAAGAGCAGCTGGAGCAAGACTGAGTTGAGCCAACGATGCAGATTCATCCTCCACGAGTTGACTGGCAGCGTCACGAAGAGTGAATTCGGATGTCGAAAGAGCATCGGAAAGAGTTGAAGCAACGAAGACACGGACTGCGGAAAATGGTTCATGGCAACCAAATACTccctggaaaaataaaataaaataattaatcacTTGAATTTCTGGAATATACATACCTGCATCAACAAATTTCCAGGCAATCTGACACGAATCAACGTATATTTGTAGCGATAATTGGTCATTTGTTCGTCTTTTTGTCTCATTTCCTTCGTACGCAATGTCAgcatctaaaaattcaatttattgtgtgatttttcaatttaaagctCCACTCACTCTCTCCACCTGCATCTCCTTATTTCTCTGTTCGGCTTTGAGTTCAGCAGTCGACAAATTGTAAAAATCATCTGCCAACTTTGGTGCTTTCGGTTTTTGCCCCTCTTTTAGCTTGAAGATCTCTAGATTTCTAGCAACCTTTATAGGCACAGCCTGCCCATCCTTCAAAGCTTCCAGAGCCTCCACCAAATGAACATCTGATGGTTTTGTGAACACAAGGAACTTGTCTTCTCCTTCAGATTTCTCAGTAAATCCAACAGCTTCAAGGAATGCACGTCCTCCAACTACTGATGCAACTCGTTCTTGGAATGCCTTATTTCCCAAACGAATTGATTTGTATTTATCCTCTCCTGGGtgttccaaaatgttttgacaATACTTGCAGATTGTTTCGATGGcagtctgaaatttagaagattgtttgtttttctacCAAAACAACGAATTTCGTACAGTTTAGGTGAAACGACCGATTCGCAGATTTACAAAAATCcgtgttgattttttctttctgtgCGACGCtgatttttgcgaaatttgcGGATAGATAGTTTAATTTCAACGGTAATGTGACAAAAATGTCACAAAAACTAtgatggcggttcaaaattttgagaaaaaaaaaacgggcaAATTTTAGCGAAACTcttcaatttgccgaaatatTCCGTTaacaaagtaacttttttagcCTATTGTTAGctaaaaatgatcaaattggCTAAATAACGAAATAACGTTATTATAACATGTGAGAAACTATTACAAtagattaaaaaacattttccgacCGCTGCAACACAcaaaagttgacaaaattggagattttagccAGAAtgagttcattttttttcgatattttgaaattctgagcATACACAAACCTCCTTGGGATGTTTCTTATTAAGTGAATAGAGCATCAAAACTGCGGCAATCACTTTATCGTTTTCATCATCCGCCTCGCTGATCTGATCAgaaaggaaatttttgatatcttcaaGAAGATCTGCTTTCGAGCGAATATGATGCTCACCGAGCAACTCGGAAGTGTAGAGAACACGTGATATTGCGGATGAATGCTCGAGGTGTTGCTCACGGTCGGGTTGCTGCAGTGATGAAGTCCCAGAAATGTTGAGATCTTCAACCTGACGTCTCTCTTCTTCCAGCTCTCGTTTTGCAATCATTTGAATTCTTCGTTTTCCAGCATTTTGTTGAGGTTCATTCTTCTGCATCCGTTTGAAAGCAGCCTGAGCAGCAATATCAGCGGCCGCGACACGATCAATTTGGCCTCCCTGGGCGGCTCCAGCGTGGGCAGAAGGCTGCGAAGATGACTCGCCGGATGACAAACGAACACCTTCACCGCTCTTTTTGAAGTGATTCTGGACTCGCTTTTTGTTGAGGAATTTCTTGAAACTATTCATTCTTCtttctctgaaataaattggaaTGGTTATCAGTGCAGAACTTGTTAAATATCTTACTATTTTTTTCGTTGCTCTTATTTCTCGCTTTCTCAATGTTCTCTCTTATGATAAACTCCTGAATGATTGGTGAATATCGATTCCACGCAATGATAGTGCCAACAGAGAAGATGAAAAGTAGAATAGAAAGAAAGAGTCCGAGAGctacctgaaattttcaaattttggccattttagACAGAAACAAGAACAATAATTCAcgttaaaatttcgaaaatctcaaaaacatGTTCTCTAACGCACTTGTTTTTTATCCAACGAATAATTATCACAGAAGATAATCAAAGCACGATAAACGTTTTCTACTCCGAATGCTTCTGAGGAATCTGGAAGCGCGTCGGAGCTCTGATAAGCAACTGAATTTGTGCTCAACGGAGTCTGCTCAGTTGTCGGCTCGGCGACCAGAGGCTCTCCCATGCAAGAATAGCTGGAATTGTAGTTCTTTTTCAGAGAGATTTGCGGAAATTAATGATTGCGAAATAGGACAGAAGGCGATGACGACATTTGTGATATTGCACGGTGATAAACATATATTTTGGGTTGTATACAAACTTCAAActtcatttcagaaaatttgaaaaaaagctcaTCTCGAAAACGCTATAAAAAACTTGGAGTTTTTCTATTGGAGAAAACTAAACTGGGGAAAGCTTTCGgacagaaaaatattatctGCTGTATTTTTCATGATGTCGTTAATTTTGTGACTtaataaactacaaaaaaatgtaggTAAAACACTTTTGCGTGAAAAGTTTGTGATTGTTTTCCCAAAATACGTTTTTGCGGTTAAATGTTCGTTTTGAGATGTTTATCTTACAATTCTTTTATATTTTGGACAATAATTATATTCTATGAAGTAATCTTTGATTctgaataacttttttccgaaaacaattcgttaaaacaacaaaattttagagagaaaaataaaaaataagcaaaataaaaaataaaaatagcgAGTGTCGTAAATTGTGTCGCCAAGTCCGCAGTTACGTAACCTCGCGCCGCGCTCTTGCGATAGCAaaccccgcccacttttctGTGCACTCCacattttcgtcgatttttcattgaaatttttcttctgttattttgtttatttttgtcgATTGACGACATAATTTTAATCTCAAGCGCtgataaaattattatttccaatttttagaaatcacttttcatcaaaatacTCACGAAATCCAAGCAAACTGTTTATTTTGGGATAGTATACTCAttcttcttaattttttgttaaattccaTTGAAATCTGACATTACCTTATGCATATTTatgttcttgttttttctacaatttttgcaGTCCTCTTTGCTTCTGTATTTCTCGTAACTTCaactttccaaattatttcgtaatattttcagcaatgcCGAAGAATAAGGGAAAGGGAGGAAAGAATCGCAGAAGAGGAAAGAATGAGAACGACTTCATGAAGCGCGAGCTCGACCTCAAGGAGGAGGGACAAGGTAGATTTTATAACTTCTTTCCCGAAAAACAAAAGCATTAATTCCAGAATATGGACAAGTCTCAAAAATGCTTGGTAACGGTCGTGTTCAAGTGTTCTGTTTTGATGGAAAGCAGCGTGTCTGCCATATTCGTGGAAAGTTGAGGAAGAAGGTTTGGATCAACGTGGGAGATATCATTCTCGTCGGTCTCCGAGATTATCAAGACGACAAGGGAGATGTTATTCTGAAGTACACCCCAGATGAAGCTCGCCGTTTGAAGAACGAGGGACTTATCCCAGAAAACGCCAAGCTCAATGAGAACGATGAACAAGACGAGGGAGAGGTTGAGTTctgtaagtttatttttgctgaaaattaatgaagttcaattttttttcagtggatCACGTCGGAGACGAGGGAGAGGCCGGAGAAGCAAAGTCTGACTCAGATTCATCAGACAGTGATTCGGAGAAGTCTGACGAAGAGGCAGGATCGGATAAGGAAGAAGAATCGGACGATGATTCTGAAGAGGAATCAGACGAAGATTCAGATGATTCGGACAATATTCGGGAAGAGGACTTGGCAGCTGGTCGTGGATTTAAAGAGGACACTCGTCGCGGCGGAAATCGTGGTGGCAAGAACAAGTACGGAAAGAGACGCtaaattgattaaattattggtttttaattgtttcccCCGGTTTCTGTTCTTTCTCCCCCTAAAAATCCATTGTTTCTCTTTCGATCCTTTTCAGACATTATCTTCCCATCTTCTCTGTCTCCCGAAATTCCGTTACTTGAATGCTACAAAGTGAAATAATTCGATTGTGGTGTCCGATGATCAACACAACCTCAAGGTTTCGGTCCATCGGACACCACTTGATGAAACAACTCATTTATTGCAAATTATCCCGTATTCCACTATTTTCCTTTCATTTATATTGTTTTCTGATAAACTTTTCTTGTTATGGGTTTAAAGCAGCACACAACTCTCGACCTTCAAACCGAAAAGCAGGTGAAACATTTGCATCAAAATGTCACAACTCGCGGCCACGTGTATTCAtatagtaaaaattatttatttcagttattttaagctgaatttgaatgaaatgaTTGACAGAGTGCTTCTTTATAACTTATCAACTTCTGCATTTCCCAGCTATGATAATGCGACTAGAATTGATTTATATTTCTTTCTTATAGCTGTTGAGCAAGTTTTAGCTTTGAAAATCCCGTAATATTACCGTCAAATTCCAGAAAGTTTGTCCATCCATCAATAATCATTAATATTGTAATTTCATCAATTGGGATTTTTACAACATCATTCCATTTATTCGTTTTATCTCGAAATTCAATGTTAAAATCGTCCGTAATCTTGATAATGATAGGAATCGCTATTTGTGATATATTAGTGATGTTTGTCTCTATTATTTATAACTATCTTTatttgattttggaatttaatgTGAAACCCTGGTAAAGTACATTTATTCAAAAGCTTAGTTccacagtactactacagtaacccaacgtagtaaaagatctatgTGGTTAAATCGTAGTTAAAGAGATCACGTAGTAAACAGTACTTGACTTTTGTAACCCGATGTTAAATCAACTCATCTTTCCACTTCCAGTGAACCACCTGCACCACTTTCATTCTTTTATATGTACTGGATCAATGTAGTAATTAATGATTTGTTCCGTCGAACATCCACGTGGCTCAGCGTAGTTATGGCCACAATCAGACTGATCGTCTTGAAGTTTTCAACGAGAAGAGCATTtcgaaaagttaattttcccaaattcGGATTCACTTTAGTTATTGGAACGTTGTTATCAAGCATTCCATTAACTGTAATATATTATTTCCGATACGATATCGTTAAAATTGGAGACTGGAAGCCTATGAATAAGTAATCCAGATTTAACAACCTTTGCCTaattaaaaatacactttCAGTTGCACATTTGCAACGAGTTATCCAGAATCTCGTGTTATCTTCACTTTGGTACAATCCAAAGTCTACCAGGCTAACGATGGACTTGTAGGAAAAGTATATCAATTGATTAATGGAACAATTTCCAAAGTGggataattttgtttttactaAAGCAATTAACCAAGAACTAATTTTTGGttcctaaaaataaaaataattttcagctgtttCCATGTTTTCTGCTTCCAGTTCTAACCTATATGCTTATTGTCGAACTCAAAAAAGCCAAGGATCACCAGAGAATGTTAAATTTAACTATAAGACCAGTAATTATCAATGAAACCCAGTCAGTTGCCAGTACAGAAAGAACCACGGGGCTAGTCGTATTTATAACAGCTTCTACATTTCTTATTGAAGTTCCAAATGGAATTGTTCGTGTTTTACAATTTGGATATACTGACTTGGGATACTGGTGAGGGTTTGAAtaattagaaattaattttggcaatatttgaaaataatgaaaacataTGCCACCCGAAAGTTAAACAAACATATTTAATCTATCGTCTGTTCTTAATTATAATGATAATACAAACTATACGACATGTTTATAGCGAATATAATTTCAAAGGATTaacatttttccacttttttgctGTAATTTTATGCATTTAGTGAAACCGTAATAATTCTGGTTTGTTAACCCTATTAAAAAAGGGATCTACATTTAGTTCAAATGCATTGATGgactccaatttttttcagattttaagtGATAACGTGATAGaataattggaaatatttgtgtgggaattctttttttgagaaatcaaaattttcaggagaaTGGCAACCTCCGTTGCACAATTTTCAAGTGCCTTCTTTGTTCTACACGCGGCTCTTCAAGGCGCCATCTTCTTTCTGATGTCATCACAATATCGGAgggcagtttcaaaaatattcaagaatGATGTAACCATCAAAGTTTGGGCTCATTAAgttacaaattatttttattccagCGACCACCCATCATCATTGCAGTCAGCTCTAGCTACACCTGATCACAATTCCActttattgatattttaatttaaaaagaaatttaactGTCCtccgaaaaatggaaaataaactCAAATTGAAATAGTGTAAAGATGAagtgaaatattttaacatttgATGACGGTTTCACTATATTTATAATAACAGAACAATCTATGAGACTTGTTCAtgacaaaatgatttttagaaaatgacaTGTTTATAAAACctatataccgtatttcttctattaatatggctgcaatactatttttcgaagGTCTCCCCGCTTACAATACTAACTGACTCAatattttccttgtttttttttgttgagcaAAATTCCTGAAGCTCaagcttcaaatttcagcACCAAACGACAGGTGAAACAACTGCTGTTATAACAACAGCACACATGCAAGTGgcattgattaaaaattattccgtTCAATTTGGTAAttcttcccaaaaaaaaatggatgagAATACCTATAACCTAGCGACTTCAGCATTTCCAAGTTATGATAATGCGACTAAAATTCAACTTTATCACTTTCTAAAAACCGTCGAGTAAGTTGAAGCTTTTTCAGCTTAAATTCCAGatcatatttcatttttgtttcagaaattttgttcATCCATCTATTGCCTTGAATATAGTATTTTCCATTATTGGCGTTTTTACCACATCTTTCCATTTATTcgttttatctcaaaaatcaattttgaaatcttcagTAATTTTGATAATGATGGGAGTGGCTCTTTGTGATATACTTGCAATGGTGGCTTCtgtgttttataatattttgtatttaatGATAGAATTTAATGTGAAACCTTGGTCAGTTTACCACTAAAAGATATAGGCCAGTTATCGATGTTccttataaaaatcaaaaataggCTCCACCTATTTCTGTTTTTAATCCGATTGTCTTGTACTACTTGTTTATGTTCTTTAACCTGGCGgagtaatttttataaaatttccacaattgATCTACCTACTGTgcctattttttcagtgagcCTCCTTTATCTCTTCCACCATTTCATATGTACTGGATTAATATAGtaatcaatgatttttttcgtcGATGTTCCACGTGGCTCAGCGTAGCCATGGCTTTAATTCGCTGGATAGTTATGAAGTATTCAACTAGACGTGCATTTCGAAAAGTCAcactttcaaagtttggagCTTACATTTTTATGGGAGCACTTGCTCTAAGTCTCCCTCTcacttttatattttatttccgatacgatattgtaaaaattggaGACTGGAAGCCATTGAATAAGTGATTATATaacttaaaataattattgattgatCTAAGTTTCAGTTGTTCAAAGTCTGctaattttactgtttcactcAATATTTATAATCTTGTGCAGTCGGAAGTGTACACAGCCAATGACGGGCTGGTTGGAAAAGTTTATCAACTCATAAATGGTACATTTTCAAAGGTAAGTGATTAATTGTACCCTCCATTTTTAAGTTcaattaatataaattaaatttacaaaattaccATAGCTCCTGACTccttt includes:
- the eif-1.A gene encoding Eukaryotic translation initiation factor 4C (Confirmed by transcript evidence), whose translation is MPKNKGKGGKNRRRGKNENDFMKRELDLKEEGQEYGQVSKMLGNGRVQVFCFDGKQRVCHIRGKLRKKVWINVGDIILVGLRDYQDDKGDVILKYTPDEARRLKNEGLIPENAKLNENDEQDEGEVEFLDHVGDEGEAGEAKSDSDSSDSDSEKSDEEAGSDKEEESDDDSEEESDEDSDDSDNIREEDLAAGRGFKEDTRRGGNRGGKNKYGKRR
- the H06H21.37 gene encoding uncharacterized protein (Confirmed by transcript evidence); protein product: MGEPLVAEPTTEQTPLSTNSVAYQSSDALPDSSEAFGVENVYRALIIFCDNYSLDKKQVALGLFLSILLFIFSVGTIIAWNRYSPIIQEFIIRENIEKARNKSNEKNKKEE
- the H06H21.11 gene encoding uncharacterized protein (Confirmed by transcript evidence), which translates into the protein MSQDPTISNFLNGKPIIAPVGPSSLLTRLQSFLPQMEEANRNMPENASADAFHIENVEDDSSDDSDSNSESISEEVPVTTDEKSTASSTQRIEIDLDVFKEMNSAVDDRDVGIQNVEALPEAFQSKGEDSKPEITKKPLIEEL
- the ubxn-6 gene encoding UBX domain-containing protein 6 (Confirmed by transcript evidence), producing MNSFKKFLNKKRVQNHFKKSGEGVRLSSGESSSQPSAHAGAAQGGQIDRVAAADIAAQAAFKRMQKNEPQQNAGKRRIQMIAKRELEEERRQVEDLNISGTSSLQQPDREQHLEHSSAISRVLYTSELLGEHHIRSKADLLEDIKNFLSDQISEADDENDKVIAAVLMLYSLNKKHPKETAIETICKYCQNILEHPGEDKYKSIRLGNKAFQERVASVVGGRAFLEAVGFTEKSEGEDKFLVFTKPSDVHLVEALEALKDGQAVPIKVARNLEIFKLKEGQKPKAPKLADDFYNLSTAELKAEQRNKEMQVERMLTLRTKEMRQKDEQMTNYRYKYTLIRVRLPGNLLMQGVFGCHEPFSAVRVFVASTLSDALSTSEFTLRDAASQLVEDESASLAQLSLAPAALLHVVFAENLSDYGQIVADEHIEIIQELEASD
- the srw-95 gene encoding G-protein coupled receptors family 1 profile domain-containing protein (Partially confirmed by transcript evidence), with the protein product MIDRVLLYNLSTSAFPSYDNATRIDLYFFLIAVEKFVHPSIIINIVISSIGIFTTSFHLFVLSRNSMLKSSVILIMIGIAICDILVMFVSIIYNYLYLILEFNVKPCEPPAPLSFFYMYWINVVINDLFRRTSTWLSVVMATIRLIVLKFSTRRAFRKVNFPKFGFTLVIGTLLSSIPLTVIYYFRYDIVKIGDWKPMNNCTFATSYPESRVIFTLVQSKVYQANDGLVGKVYQLINGTISKLFPCFLLPVLTYMLIVELKKAKDHQRMLNLTIRPVIINETQSVASTERTTGLVVFITASTFLIEVPNGIVRVLQFGYTDLGYWRMATSVAQFSSAFFVLHAALQGAIFFLMSSQYRRAVSKIFKNDRPPIIIAVSSSYT
- the srw-94 gene encoding G-protein coupled receptors family 1 profile domain-containing protein (Partially confirmed by transcript evidence); the encoded protein is MDENTYNLATSAFPSYDNATKIQLYHFLKTVENFVHPSIALNIVFSIIGVFTTSFHLFVLSQKSILKSSVILIMMGVALCDILAMVASVFYNILYLMIEFNVKPCEPPLSLPPFHMYWINIVINDFFRRCSTWLSVAMALIRWIVMKYSTRRAFRKVTLSKFGAYIFMGALALSLPLTFIFYFRYDIVKIGDWKPLNNCSKSANFTVSLNIYNLVQSEVYTANDGLVGKVYQLINGTFSKLIPCFLLPILTTLLIAELRKAKDHQRMLNSTTRLGNFPETFSQGVASTERTTGLVVFMTVSTFVIEVPGGIVRVLQFGYTDLGYWRLATSVGQICSLFFVIHASLQGVIFFLMSSQYRRTVSKIFKRDRPRVVIAVSSHFS